A DNA window from Streptomyces bacillaris contains the following coding sequences:
- a CDS encoding tetratricopeptide repeat protein, whose amino-acid sequence MKRPGDYQAELALAMSALGDRIAATGDPAAAAPFAKQAVRLQRELVDEDQPGASVPALVEYLLRYAGQLAGSGEAVEAVPRAEEAVGLLRDLAADEPEVFRPRLATALHTLGGHRAAVSDTSGTIEATAEAVSLFRGLADERPARGLTNEGPVRGLTDGRPTAGFTGEQPAAGVVDERSARALAGRRPVRRLNGERPVPGLTDGQPAGFRPELATALDSLAGHLGRAGDPAAGLRVAEEAVALHRELVAESAEAFRPGLAAALRTLARCLADTGDPVGALPPVREAVALLRAHGEEAEEELAGALRMLGTYVELEGDAEGAVEAFWEAVTLNRRLTPDRPDPSPASATPLIAALDDLTRALGRLGRHAAAVEEFDGIVKEFAETDPVVGRRLVVERNAFLLRCPAPWPTTGLAELVLWLDEDGQRAGGPDAVTVRARQALRSYGDPAAVRTVWEEETFTPAPEWLAVRAETLDLVSAWMFAPNWPRSRDFWSGNAEVLGSEEAAAALDELAILDPHGAQRHATLRDAVLVHGVTAAYDPLILSEQLAEWLECADWTESRAYLEEHPRLLTVQPPPDTPLAHVAMLDIGRTEGLDAAYRLVEDRETLQTYVDRALEAGDGTSLMHAGGIEGQVFGDRLSSLTHAQMALVLSGETRGFDPADLAALRHKADERTRTRLLDEARAVTTRHPERNGETLGRIIEALGGDGA is encoded by the coding sequence ATGAAGCGCCCGGGCGACTACCAGGCGGAGCTGGCCCTGGCCATGAGCGCGCTGGGCGACCGGATCGCCGCCACCGGGGACCCGGCGGCCGCCGCGCCGTTCGCGAAGCAGGCCGTACGGCTCCAGCGGGAGCTGGTCGACGAGGACCAGCCGGGGGCGTCCGTACCGGCACTCGTGGAGTACCTGCTGCGGTACGCCGGGCAGCTGGCCGGGTCCGGCGAGGCGGTGGAGGCCGTGCCCCGGGCCGAGGAGGCCGTGGGGCTCCTCCGGGACCTGGCCGCGGACGAGCCGGAGGTCTTCCGTCCGCGGCTCGCCACGGCCCTGCACACCCTGGGCGGCCACCGCGCGGCCGTGAGCGACACCTCGGGGACGATCGAGGCGACGGCGGAGGCCGTGAGCCTGTTCCGGGGGCTCGCGGACGAGCGGCCGGCCCGGGGGCTTACAAACGAGGGGCCGGTCCGGGGACTCACCGACGGGCGGCCGACGGCAGGGTTCACCGGCGAGCAGCCGGCCGCCGGGGTCGTCGACGAGCGATCGGCCCGGGCACTCGCAGGCAGGCGGCCGGTCCGGAGGCTCAACGGCGAGCGGCCGGTCCCGGGGCTCACCGACGGGCAACCGGCCGGCTTCCGCCCGGAGCTGGCCACGGCGCTGGACTCCCTGGCCGGTCACCTCGGCCGGGCCGGTGACCCGGCGGCGGGGCTGCGGGTGGCGGAGGAGGCGGTGGCGCTCCACCGCGAGCTGGTGGCGGAGAGTGCGGAGGCGTTCCGTCCGGGGCTCGCCGCCGCGCTGCGCACGCTGGCCCGGTGCCTGGCGGACACCGGGGACCCGGTGGGTGCCCTGCCCCCGGTACGGGAGGCCGTCGCACTGCTGCGGGCACATGGGGAAGAGGCGGAGGAGGAGTTGGCCGGGGCCCTTCGGATGCTCGGCACGTATGTGGAGCTGGAGGGCGACGCGGAGGGGGCGGTGGAGGCGTTCTGGGAGGCGGTGACCCTCAACCGCCGGCTGACGCCGGACCGGCCGGATCCCTCTCCCGCCTCGGCCACGCCCCTGATCGCGGCTCTGGACGACCTGACCCGGGCGCTCGGGCGTCTGGGCAGGCATGCGGCGGCGGTCGAGGAGTTCGACGGCATCGTCAAGGAGTTCGCTGAGACCGATCCGGTGGTCGGCCGCCGCCTGGTCGTGGAGCGGAACGCCTTCCTGCTGCGCTGCCCCGCCCCCTGGCCCACGACCGGGCTGGCGGAGCTGGTGCTGTGGCTCGACGAGGACGGGCAGCGGGCCGGGGGCCCGGACGCCGTGACCGTACGGGCCCGGCAGGCGCTGCGCTCGTACGGGGACCCGGCGGCGGTGCGCACGGTGTGGGAGGAGGAGACGTTCACGCCCGCGCCGGAGTGGCTCGCCGTGCGGGCGGAGACCCTGGACCTGGTCAGCGCCTGGATGTTCGCGCCCAACTGGCCCCGCTCGCGCGACTTCTGGTCGGGCAACGCGGAGGTGCTGGGCAGCGAGGAGGCGGCGGCGGCCCTGGACGAGCTGGCGATCCTGGACCCGCACGGCGCCCAGCGGCACGCGACGCTCCGGGACGCGGTGCTGGTCCACGGGGTGACCGCCGCCTATGACCCGCTGATCCTGTCGGAGCAGCTGGCGGAGTGGCTGGAGTGCGCGGACTGGACGGAGTCGCGGGCCTACCTGGAGGAGCACCCGCGCCTCCTGACCGTACAACCGCCCCCGGACACCCCCCTGGCCCATGTCGCCATGCTCGACATCGGCCGCACGGAGGGCCTGGACGCCGCGTACCGCCTGGTGGAGGACCGCGAGACCCTCCAGACGTATGTGGACCGCGCGTTGGAGGCCGGGGACGGCACCTCCCTGATGCACGCCGGAGGCATCGAGGGCCAGGTCTTCGGCGACCGCCTCTCCTCGCTCACCCACGCCCAGATGGCCCTGGTCCTCTCGGGCGAGACGCGCGGCTTCGACCCGGCCGACCTGGCCGCCCTCCGCCACAAGGCCGACGAGCGGACGCGCACCCGCCTCCTGGACGAGGCCCGGGCCGTCACCACCCGCCACCCCGAACGGAACGGGGAGACGCTGGGCCGCATCATCGAGGCCCTGGGCGGCGACGGGGCCTGA
- the nadA gene encoding quinolinate synthase NadA, protein MTTAQPLDVQPTPLALLLLGREADPRSERGVECPGDLPSPSDPDLVARARAAKERLGDRVFVLGHHYQRDEVIQFADVTGDSFKLARDAAARPEAEYIVFCGVHFMAESADILTTDAQAVVLPDLAAGCSMADMATAEQVAECWDVLTDAGIADQVVPVSYMNSSADIKAFTGRHGGTICTSSNAKRALEWAFEQGEKILFLPDQHLGRNTAVRDMGMSLEDCVVYNPHKPNGGLTAEQLRDAKMILWRGHCSVHGRFSVESVEDVRARIPGVNVLVHPECKHEVVAAADYVGSTEYIIKALEAAPRGSKWAIGTELNLVRRLANRFAAEDKEIVFLDKTVCFCSTMNRIDLPHLVWTLESLADGKLVNRIEVDPETEKFAKLALERMLALP, encoded by the coding sequence GTGACCACGGCCCAGCCCCTGGACGTACAGCCGACACCCCTCGCGCTGCTGCTGCTCGGTCGCGAGGCCGACCCGAGGAGCGAGCGAGGCGTCGAATGCCCCGGCGACCTCCCCTCCCCCTCCGACCCGGACCTGGTCGCCCGGGCCCGCGCGGCGAAGGAGAGGCTCGGGGACCGGGTCTTCGTCCTCGGCCACCACTACCAGCGCGACGAGGTCATCCAGTTCGCGGACGTGACCGGCGACTCGTTCAAGCTCGCCCGGGACGCGGCCGCGCGCCCGGAGGCGGAGTACATTGTTTTTTGCGGTGTGCACTTCATGGCCGAGTCCGCGGACATCCTGACCACGGACGCCCAGGCGGTCGTGCTGCCGGACCTGGCGGCGGGCTGCTCGATGGCCGACATGGCCACCGCCGAGCAGGTCGCGGAGTGCTGGGACGTGCTGACGGACGCCGGGATCGCCGACCAGGTGGTGCCCGTCTCGTACATGAACTCCTCCGCCGACATCAAGGCCTTCACCGGCCGCCACGGCGGCACGATCTGCACCTCGTCCAACGCGAAACGGGCCCTGGAGTGGGCCTTCGAGCAGGGCGAGAAGATCCTCTTCCTCCCCGACCAGCACCTGGGCCGCAACACGGCGGTGCGGGACATGGGGATGAGCCTGGAGGACTGCGTCGTCTACAACCCGCACAAGCCGAACGGCGGCCTCACCGCCGAGCAGCTGCGGGACGCCAAGATGATCCTGTGGCGCGGCCACTGCTCGGTCCACGGCCGCTTCTCGGTCGAGTCGGTCGAGGACGTCCGGGCCCGGATCCCCGGGGTCAACGTGCTGGTGCACCCGGAGTGCAAGCACGAGGTCGTGGCGGCGGCGGACTACGTCGGCTCGACGGAGTACATCATCAAGGCGCTGGAGGCGGCCCCGCGCGGCTCGAAGTGGGCCATCGGTACGGAGCTGAACCTGGTCCGCCGCCTGGCGAACCGTTTCGCCGCGGAGGACAAGGAGATCGTCTTCCTCGACAAGACGGTCTGCTTCTGCTCGACGATGAACCGCATCGACCTGCCGCACCTGGTCTGGACGCTGGAGTCGCTGGCCGACGGCAAGCTGGTCAACCGGATCGAGGTCGACCCCGAGACGGAGAAGTTCGCCAAGCTGGCGCTGGAGCGGATGCTGGCGCTGCCGTAA
- a CDS encoding iron-sulfur cluster assembly accessory protein, with translation MSVSDETTTVSDGILLSDAAAAKVKALLEQEGREDLALRVAVQPGGCSGLRYQLFFDERSLDGDVVKDFDGVKVVTDRMSAPYLGGASIDFVDTIEKQGFTIDNPNATGSCACGDSFS, from the coding sequence ATGTCCGTATCGGACGAGACCACCACCGTGAGCGACGGCATCCTCCTGTCCGACGCCGCCGCAGCCAAGGTCAAGGCCCTGCTGGAGCAGGAAGGCCGCGAGGACCTGGCGCTGCGCGTCGCCGTCCAGCCCGGCGGTTGCTCGGGCCTGCGCTACCAGCTCTTCTTCGACGAGCGCTCGCTCGACGGGGACGTCGTCAAGGACTTCGACGGCGTCAAGGTCGTCACCGACCGGATGAGCGCCCCGTATCTGGGCGGCGCCTCCATCGACTTCGTCGACACCATCGAGAAGCAGGGCTTCACGATCGACAACCCGAACGCCACCGGCTCCTGCGCCTGCGGCGACTCGTTCAGCTAA
- a CDS encoding carbohydrate kinase family protein — translation MRIAVTGSIATDHLMTFPGRFADQLVADQLHTVSLSFLVDNLDVRRGGVAANICFGMGLLGTEPILVGAAGSDFDEYRAWLDRHGVETGSVRISEVLHTARFVCTTDADHNQIGSFYTGAMSEARLIELKSVADRVGGLDLVSIGADDPEAMLRHTEECRSRNIPFAADFSQQIARMDGEEIRILLDGATYLFSNEYEKGLIESKTGWSDEEILAKVGHRVTTLGSRGVRIEKAGEPVIEVGCPEEETKADPTGVGDAFRAGFLSGLAWGVGLERAAQVGCMLATLVIETVGTQEYTLRRTHFMDRFTKAYGHEAAAEVQQHLV, via the coding sequence GTGCGTATCGCAGTCACCGGCTCCATCGCCACCGACCACCTCATGACCTTCCCCGGCCGCTTCGCCGACCAGCTGGTCGCGGATCAGCTGCACACGGTCTCCCTCTCCTTCCTGGTCGACAACCTCGATGTGCGCCGGGGCGGTGTCGCCGCCAACATCTGCTTCGGCATGGGGCTGCTCGGCACGGAGCCGATCCTCGTGGGCGCCGCGGGCTCCGACTTCGACGAGTACCGCGCCTGGCTCGACCGGCACGGCGTGGAGACCGGCTCGGTCCGGATCTCCGAGGTCCTGCACACCGCCCGCTTCGTCTGCACCACCGACGCCGACCACAACCAGATCGGCTCCTTCTACACGGGCGCGATGAGCGAGGCCCGGCTGATCGAGCTGAAGAGCGTCGCGGACCGGGTCGGCGGCCTGGACCTCGTCTCGATCGGCGCGGACGACCCGGAGGCGATGCTCCGCCACACCGAGGAGTGCCGCTCGCGGAACATCCCGTTCGCCGCCGACTTCTCCCAGCAGATCGCGCGCATGGACGGCGAGGAGATCCGCATCCTGCTGGACGGCGCCACGTACCTCTTCTCCAACGAGTACGAGAAGGGGCTCATCGAGTCCAAGACCGGCTGGAGCGACGAGGAGATCCTCGCCAAGGTGGGCCACCGGGTCACCACGCTCGGCTCCCGCGGTGTCCGGATCGAGAAGGCCGGCGAGCCGGTCATCGAGGTCGGCTGCCCGGAGGAGGAGACCAAGGCCGACCCGACCGGCGTCGGCGACGCCTTCCGGGCCGGGTTCCTCTCCGGTCTCGCCTGGGGCGTCGGCCTGGAGCGCGCCGCCCAGGTCGGCTGCATGCTCGCCACGCTGGTCATCGAGACGGTCGGCACCCAGGAGTACACCCTGCGCCGCACCCACTTCATGGACCGCTTCACCAAGGCGTACGGCCACGAGGCCGCCGCCGAGGTCCAGCAGCACCTCGTCTAG